One stretch of Candidatus Krumholzibacteriia bacterium DNA includes these proteins:
- a CDS encoding T9SS type A sorting domain-containing protein produces the protein MKKTAWLLVAALLLPAAALARRPSPPPLPTRSSAPPLAPYTSDRSPDLPPFRPAAASTTYLYTATFDGPGGCTSQGWTAVDMTAQTGEYFHVDDYAGLFFGPLAGSKSLWCGARPASTGPLCSYQTLPGYGNNWVQAWCTKTCIPVSGDLDVSFQMRLDTEPSYDAVLLHYTTDCNNDAGWVHLDGGIQVWDGTESLSINQAYDVGGASSVRVRLSFWSDGAWSDEDGLWDTEGAVHIDSLDVEGLALEDFEDEAVGATSSDDWISCNSAYGLFASLVSGAGVLQNQGDGCTLDVSCMWAFFVGSTSDYSCAGFPSQKTIPYVNAAGQYFHNEIWSPPIDLSQSGSTLILEYLQYNDFPGEALVFPTWSVRPIVEGCPRPWIDPIVYFYYPSGWTRQIEFIAPFVNTGTATEMQVSLGAVDMCRVWCGTFGSGQCHSHAPLYDNVKVYRVDSNGPQWSIRDIDQFQDAFEEIVGPGAGRARADMANDIAPGNHVNSIIPGDSSVVTVYDLTHGMGLDAGAGGPAVYCYVSVFPQGQSAKVGAGLTQNSTRWPVVGSWTDGKGTPWTCVRLDSCRVNGDPAPDRYCVDLNDNLFESGDTIFFFYSAKNAIGQETVAFGSNLALASDDRNQAAADPSEFTILPAGGVANGGDILYVDGMDGRGAQPYWETAFAAMHIGRQIDRYDIRGPTSQVSNRPAGRVRDISQLVPSYRIILWDCGDLPTTLGDGSGFPEKTNDYRLINLFLANLTPNGGMYLCGDDVPSQLSGYSGGDAMTFRGTYLPFNLTTGNHWPSYGISPVGSAVAGAWGGGGASDPTFVIHGSCPLLNDFDVMAPQGTTVNEITYGAGTAASANGALLRNIVGNARVTMSGFSFIYVRDDDNDGVSDRADLLYDILSQFGAVGAPTPASGAPRVTRLDANVPNPFNPQTSIAFSLAQRGATTLAVYDVAGRLVRTLLDETREAGAHTVTWDGRAQSGARVASGVYFYKLVTGGVARTRKMVLLK, from the coding sequence CGTCTCCACCACCCCTTCCAACCCGATCCAGCGCTCCACCGCTGGCACCCTACACCAGCGACCGTTCACCCGATCTGCCGCCCTTCCGGCCCGCAGCGGCGTCCACCACCTACCTGTATACCGCCACCTTCGACGGTCCGGGCGGATGTACCTCGCAGGGCTGGACCGCCGTCGACATGACCGCCCAGACCGGCGAGTACTTCCACGTGGACGACTATGCGGGGCTGTTTTTCGGGCCGCTTGCCGGCAGCAAGTCGCTGTGGTGCGGTGCGCGTCCCGCGTCGACGGGGCCACTCTGCTCGTACCAGACGCTCCCCGGCTACGGAAACAACTGGGTCCAGGCCTGGTGCACGAAGACGTGCATCCCCGTGAGCGGCGATCTCGATGTGTCCTTCCAGATGCGCCTCGACACCGAGCCGTCCTACGACGCGGTGCTCCTCCACTACACCACCGACTGCAACAACGACGCGGGGTGGGTGCACCTGGATGGCGGCATCCAGGTGTGGGACGGCACTGAGAGCCTGTCCATCAACCAGGCCTATGACGTGGGTGGCGCGTCGAGTGTGCGCGTGCGCCTGAGCTTCTGGTCGGACGGCGCCTGGTCCGACGAGGACGGCCTGTGGGACACCGAGGGTGCCGTGCACATCGACAGCCTGGACGTTGAGGGCCTCGCACTGGAGGACTTCGAGGACGAGGCGGTGGGCGCCACATCGTCCGATGACTGGATCTCCTGCAATTCCGCCTACGGGCTGTTCGCCAGCCTGGTAAGTGGCGCCGGCGTCCTGCAGAACCAGGGCGACGGCTGCACGCTCGACGTGAGCTGCATGTGGGCGTTCTTCGTGGGGTCCACGTCCGACTACAGTTGCGCGGGGTTCCCGTCGCAGAAGACCATTCCCTATGTCAACGCGGCCGGTCAGTACTTCCACAACGAGATCTGGTCGCCGCCCATCGATCTGTCTCAATCCGGCAGTACGCTGATCCTCGAATACCTGCAGTACAACGACTTCCCCGGTGAGGCGCTGGTGTTTCCCACCTGGTCGGTGCGTCCCATCGTGGAGGGATGTCCGCGGCCCTGGATCGATCCCATTGTGTATTTCTATTACCCGAGCGGGTGGACGCGTCAGATTGAGTTCATTGCGCCCTTCGTCAATACCGGCACCGCCACCGAGATGCAGGTCTCACTGGGTGCGGTCGACATGTGCCGGGTGTGGTGCGGCACCTTTGGCTCGGGCCAGTGCCACTCGCACGCGCCGCTCTACGACAACGTCAAGGTGTACCGCGTGGACAGCAACGGCCCGCAGTGGAGTATTCGCGACATCGACCAGTTCCAGGATGCTTTCGAGGAGATCGTGGGACCCGGCGCCGGGCGCGCGCGCGCCGACATGGCCAACGACATCGCGCCCGGCAACCACGTGAACAGCATCATCCCCGGCGACTCCTCGGTGGTGACGGTGTATGACCTGACCCACGGCATGGGGCTCGATGCGGGAGCGGGCGGCCCGGCGGTGTACTGCTACGTCTCGGTGTTTCCGCAGGGGCAATCCGCCAAGGTCGGCGCGGGCCTCACGCAGAACAGCACGCGCTGGCCGGTGGTGGGTTCATGGACGGACGGCAAGGGGACGCCATGGACATGCGTGCGCCTGGACTCCTGCCGCGTGAATGGTGACCCGGCGCCCGACCGCTACTGCGTCGATCTCAACGACAACCTCTTCGAGTCCGGCGACACGATATTCTTCTTCTACTCGGCAAAGAATGCCATCGGCCAGGAGACGGTGGCGTTCGGCTCCAACCTGGCGCTCGCCAGCGATGACCGCAACCAGGCGGCGGCGGACCCCTCCGAGTTCACCATTCTCCCCGCCGGCGGGGTGGCGAACGGCGGCGACATCCTCTACGTGGACGGAATGGACGGCCGCGGCGCGCAACCCTACTGGGAGACCGCGTTCGCCGCCATGCACATCGGCCGGCAGATCGACCGCTACGACATCCGCGGGCCCACCTCGCAGGTATCCAACCGGCCGGCCGGGCGCGTGAGAGACATTTCCCAGCTGGTTCCCTCCTACCGGATCATCCTGTGGGATTGCGGTGATCTCCCGACCACACTCGGCGACGGAAGCGGTTTCCCGGAGAAGACCAACGACTACCGGTTGATCAATTTGTTCCTCGCCAATCTAACGCCCAACGGCGGGATGTACCTGTGCGGCGACGATGTCCCATCGCAGCTTTCCGGCTACAGCGGTGGCGATGCGATGACGTTCCGTGGCACTTACCTGCCCTTCAACCTCACCACCGGCAACCACTGGCCGTCCTATGGCATCTCGCCCGTGGGAAGCGCGGTGGCGGGCGCGTGGGGTGGCGGCGGCGCCAGCGACCCCACATTCGTCATCCACGGTAGCTGTCCGCTCCTGAACGACTTCGACGTGATGGCGCCCCAGGGCACCACCGTGAACGAAATTACCTATGGTGCCGGCACCGCCGCGTCGGCCAACGGCGCCCTGCTGCGCAATATCGTGGGCAATGCCCGCGTGACGATGAGCGGCTTCAGCTTCATCTACGTGCGCGACGACGACAACGACGGGGTCTCCGACCGGGCGGACCTGCTCTACGACATCCTCAGCCAGTTCGGAGCGGTGGGCGCTCCCACGCCGGCCAGCGGTGCTCCCCGGGTCACGCGCCTGGATGCGAACGTCCCCAACCCTTTCAACCCGCAGACCAGCATTGCGTTTTCGCTGGCGCAACGCGGGGCGACGACGCTGGCGGTCTACGACGTGGCCGGCCGCCTCGTGCGTACACTGCTGGACGAGACGCGCGAGGCCGGCGCGCACACCGTCACCTGGGACGGACGCGCCCAGAGCGGCGCGCGCGTTGCGAGCGGCGTGTATTTCTACAAGCTCGTTACGGGCGGCGTCGCCCGGACGCGCAAGATGGTTCTCCTCAAGTAA